AACCTGCTCCACAGCGGAAAGAGCCTGCTGCATTTCGCCGGAGGCCGCCTTGGAACTTTCCTGAATGGAAAGGATGACGCTGCGAACCTCGCTGGTGGCCTGCATGGTCTTTTCGGCCAGTTTGCGCACCTCGTCCGCCACTACGGCAAACCCGCGTCCGGCATCGCCTGCGCGGGCGGCTTCTATGGCTGCGTTCAGGGCCAGAAGGTTGGTCTGGTCGGCAATGTCGTTGATGACGTTGATTACCTGGCCTATGTCCACGGCCTTGGTACCGAGTTCTTCGATGCGGTCGCCCAGCACGGACACAACGCCGCCCACACCGGCGATTTCGCCTTCAAGGGATGCCATGCGCTTTGCACCGTCCGATGAATGGGAGCGGGTGCGCACAGCCAGTTCGGCCGCATCGCTTGCACTGCGGGCAACTTCCATGACGGTGGCGTTCATCTGCTCCATGGCGGTTGCCGTTTCCATTGTCCTGTGCTGCTGGCGGGTTGCCCCTGCGTTGGCGCTCTGTATGCGTTCTGCAAGGTCCTCGGAGGCGGAGTTTACCTGCTGGGCAGAGGCAATGAGCTGTTCGGCAAGTTCGGCCATGCGTACCTTGTCTTCAACCAGTGCTTTTTCCTGTGCACGTGACTCGGTCATGTCCACAAGAGACAGGCAAAGTCCCTTATTTGAGCTGCCATCTGAGGAGGAAAGTGGCGTGGCGGTGCAGACCAGTGTGCGCACTATCCCGTTTTGGAGAACCGTCATCTCGGCTGTTTCCCGCCTGCCGGACTTGAGAACACGTGTGGCAAGAGAGCCTGCCGCGCTGCTTTCTCCGAGCAGTCTGGACATGTTGCCGCAGAGATACTCTTCAGCTTTTCCTTTCTGGCCCAGTGCGGATATGGCGGATTCGTCCATGTGTGTTATGGAACCGTGTTCATTCGCGATAATCACGGACCGATCTTCAGAAAGGGCAGCGACAATTTCCGTGAGCCGCGTTTGCTGGTCGGCGAGCTCTTTGTTCCGGCTGAGGATGGTTTCGGCTATATTACGCAGGGGAACGGGCAGTGTATTTGCGTTGTGCAGGGTGTCATCATTCGCAATGGAGGCCAGATGCTTTATGCGTCTGGCAATAGTGAAGTGGAAGAGTAATGATGATAGTAATATCGTTGCTGAAAATACTGCTGCAAATGACAATGTCATACTTCCCAGGTGGGATATGTTGTTCCAGTAAAGACACGTCACGGCTACAAAGCCCGCAAGGAGTGCAGGGGATATAATGATCGATTTTGCAAAGTAGGAGTTATTTGCCATTGTTATCTCTGTTGCTTGGTCTTTTGATGGTGGTATTTTTCATTCTTGCAATATGACAACGGTCTATAGATACAGTTTGTATGGAAAAGCAACATAAATGTTGTCGTGCTATATACTGTTGAAGTGCCGTGCTTTGTGTGTAAACGCTTGCTCACAGTTGCCACGCAAAGAGCAATGCTGGAACCCTTGTCATTTGTCCGTTCTATTCTCGCCCATGCCCGCCCTTGCTGTTTCGGTGTCGGGCGGCTACAAGGGGGCACACCTCAGCGACGAATT
This region of Desulfovibrio subterraneus genomic DNA includes:
- a CDS encoding methyl-accepting chemotaxis protein, with translation MTLSFAAVFSATILLSSLLFHFTIARRIKHLASIANDDTLHNANTLPVPLRNIAETILSRNKELADQQTRLTEIVAALSEDRSVIIANEHGSITHMDESAISALGQKGKAEEYLCGNMSRLLGESSAAGSLATRVLKSGRRETAEMTVLQNGIVRTLVCTATPLSSSDGSSNKGLCLSLVDMTESRAQEKALVEDKVRMAELAEQLIASAQQVNSASEDLAERIQSANAGATRQQHRTMETATAMEQMNATVMEVARSASDAAELAVRTRSHSSDGAKRMASLEGEIAGVGGVVSVLGDRIEELGTKAVDIGQVINVINDIADQTNLLALNAAIEAARAGDAGRGFAVVADEVRKLAEKTMQATSEVRSVILSIQESSKAASGEMQQALSAVEQVTASANAAGAALQSIVSLADETSSQVQSIATAAEEQSATSEQINGAVDEITRIATETMETMNKAATDVFSLSGRASDLSLHIKRMQSGECEKDAAGKEVPCWVYKDCGREKGGKREKEMGVCPAWPNHGYSCAAVTGTYCGGVIQETFAKKIANCAKCDYFKSTHYDRESIHSAFECQGTAGKKLKPLRK